The following coding sequences lie in one Arthrobacter sp. PGP41 genomic window:
- a CDS encoding DUF5666 domain-containing protein codes for MSVRDALKIRKALLAGAVALTLTGAGVAFAWAADSPQPSPSQSAPGQENRPAKPDKTQRPQHLHSEGVVKKADGTFQTVLEQRGTVESVSDTSITVKSEDGYSQTYAVNAETKIKQVPAPAANGSSATPDGGKRLKPTGGTIADIAAGDTVRISGVRNGDQATAGRIVEGAGDGPGLGLGRGHEKGHGKRHAK; via the coding sequence ATGTCCGTCAGGGATGCATTGAAGATCCGCAAGGCCCTGCTCGCCGGAGCCGTGGCCCTGACCCTGACGGGGGCCGGGGTCGCCTTTGCCTGGGCCGCCGACTCGCCGCAGCCCTCCCCGTCGCAGTCGGCGCCGGGGCAGGAGAACCGGCCGGCCAAACCGGACAAGACCCAGCGGCCGCAGCACCTGCACAGCGAGGGCGTGGTTAAGAAAGCGGACGGCACCTTCCAGACCGTCCTCGAGCAGCGCGGCACGGTGGAGTCAGTCAGTGACACCTCGATCACCGTCAAGAGCGAGGACGGCTACTCGCAGACCTACGCTGTCAACGCGGAGACGAAGATCAAGCAGGTACCTGCCCCCGCCGCCAACGGCTCTTCGGCAACGCCCGACGGCGGCAAGCGGCTTAAGCCGACGGGCGGAACCATCGCGGACATCGCCGCCGGCGACACGGTCCGGATTTCCGGCGTCAGGAATGGGGACCAGGCCACGGCCGGGCGGATTGTTGAAGGGGCCGGTGACGGTCCGGGACTCGGGCTGGGCCGGGGCCACGAAAAAGGCCACGGTAAACGCCATGCAAAGTAG
- a CDS encoding LysR family transcriptional regulator yields the protein MEIHQLEILRELGALGSVKAVADTLMVTPSAVSQQLALLQRKIDVPLTRKDGRNLVLTEAGQVLADAGAAVVSAMADARGAIGNYHGSSAGRVTLCGFHSAGQAVFAPLARILDAPGQPRIELSDEDVAQQDFPALTARYDLVLAHRMDHSPRWPAERVTVIPLAHEPLDVALPAGHPLAAKAAVTADDVGGEAWVTSHTGYSPADVLSAVAAVSSREPNIVHRINDYSTVAALVAAGGVVGLLPRYTAGPVLNPDIVLRPLAGISTRRRIDLLARPENLKRRSVTIVSEALQKIMAGLVERG from the coding sequence ATGGAAATCCACCAGCTTGAAATCCTCCGGGAACTCGGCGCCTTGGGAAGCGTCAAGGCCGTGGCCGATACCCTCATGGTCACCCCGTCCGCCGTCTCCCAGCAACTGGCGCTGCTGCAGCGGAAAATCGACGTTCCCCTCACCCGCAAGGACGGCCGCAACCTGGTCCTTACCGAGGCAGGCCAGGTGCTGGCCGACGCCGGGGCAGCCGTCGTCAGTGCCATGGCCGACGCCCGGGGCGCCATCGGGAACTATCACGGCTCGTCGGCCGGGCGGGTGACCCTGTGCGGGTTCCACAGTGCCGGCCAGGCGGTGTTCGCTCCGTTGGCGCGGATCCTTGACGCCCCGGGCCAGCCGCGCATAGAACTCTCGGATGAGGACGTTGCCCAGCAGGACTTTCCCGCCCTGACCGCACGCTATGACCTGGTGCTCGCCCACAGGATGGACCACAGCCCGCGGTGGCCGGCAGAGCGCGTCACCGTGATACCACTGGCGCACGAACCGCTGGATGTGGCCTTGCCGGCCGGGCATCCCCTCGCGGCCAAGGCTGCGGTGACGGCGGACGACGTCGGCGGCGAGGCCTGGGTGACCAGCCACACCGGTTACTCTCCCGCCGACGTGCTGTCCGCCGTCGCCGCGGTTTCCAGCCGTGAGCCGAACATCGTCCACCGGATCAACGACTACTCCACGGTGGCGGCCCTGGTTGCTGCCGGCGGAGTGGTGGGCCTGCTCCCGAGGTACACCGCCGGCCCGGTGCTCAACCCGGACATCGTGCTGCGGCCGCTGGCTGGCATCAGCACCCGGCGCCGGATCGACCTTTTGGCCCGGCCGGAGAACCTGAAGCGCCGTTCGGTCACGATCGTCTCCGAGGCGCTGCAGAAGATCATGGCCGGGCTGGTGGAACGGGGCTGA
- the tdh gene encoding L-threonine 3-dehydrogenase, with the protein MKALYKAGPQAGFELVERPEPEAGPADVKIRVMTTGICGTDLHIQSWDSWAQGIIEAPLIPGHEFYGEVVETGQDVRDVKVGDRVSGEGHVVCGICRNCRAGRRQMCIHTVSVGVQRDGAFAEYVVIPETNVWVHHDPSVTPELGAIFDPFGNATHTALSFPLVGEDVLITGAGPIGLMAIAVARHAGARKIAITDVSRPRLELARQLGADLAIDVSTTRVRDAQRSLGMREGFDIGMEMSGHPGALPEMIDNMNHGGRIAMLGLPSQDIIIDWSKVVTHMLTLKGIYGREMYETWYAMSAMLSSNPVLHAGISAVVTDTLPAGQWEKGFALARSGTGGKVVLDWTQL; encoded by the coding sequence ATGAAGGCTTTGTACAAGGCCGGCCCACAGGCGGGCTTCGAACTGGTGGAGCGCCCCGAACCCGAGGCCGGCCCCGCGGACGTGAAGATCCGGGTCATGACCACCGGGATCTGCGGCACGGACCTGCACATCCAGTCCTGGGACTCCTGGGCGCAGGGGATCATTGAAGCTCCCCTCATCCCCGGCCATGAGTTTTACGGTGAAGTAGTGGAGACTGGCCAAGACGTCCGCGACGTCAAGGTGGGCGACCGGGTGTCCGGCGAAGGCCACGTTGTCTGCGGCATCTGCCGCAACTGCCGGGCCGGCAGGCGCCAGATGTGCATCCACACCGTGAGCGTAGGCGTGCAGCGGGACGGCGCTTTCGCGGAGTATGTGGTGATTCCCGAGACCAACGTCTGGGTCCACCACGACCCTTCGGTCACCCCGGAGCTCGGCGCCATCTTCGACCCCTTCGGCAACGCCACGCATACGGCGCTGAGCTTTCCCCTGGTGGGCGAGGACGTCCTCATTACCGGCGCCGGCCCCATCGGCCTGATGGCCATCGCCGTCGCCCGCCATGCCGGTGCCCGCAAGATCGCCATTACCGACGTGTCCCGCCCCCGGCTGGAGCTTGCCCGCCAGCTGGGCGCCGACCTTGCCATCGACGTTTCCACCACCCGCGTCCGCGACGCCCAGCGCAGCCTGGGAATGCGCGAGGGCTTTGACATCGGAATGGAAATGTCCGGCCACCCCGGCGCGCTGCCCGAGATGATCGACAACATGAACCACGGCGGCAGGATCGCCATGCTGGGGCTGCCCAGCCAGGACATCATCATCGACTGGAGCAAGGTGGTCACCCACATGCTCACGCTCAAAGGCATTTACGGCCGCGAAATGTATGAGACCTGGTACGCCATGAGCGCCATGCTCTCTTCCAACCCCGTACTGCACGCCGGAATTTCCGCCGTCGTTACTGACACCTTGCCTGCCGGCCAATGGGAAAAAGGCTTCGCCCTTGCCCGCAGCGGCACAGGTGGCAAAGTTGTCCTCGACTGGACCCAACTCTAA
- a CDS encoding glycine C-acetyltransferase translates to MYTSIKDQLRTELEDIRSAGLFKTERSISSPQSSHITAGQMGQQGADVLNFCANNYLGLADHPDIIRAAKDAMDERGFGMASVRFICGTQDLHLALESRVSRFLGTEDTILFSSCFDANGGVFESLFGPEDAIISDALNHASIIDGIRLCKAQRYRYANQDMADLEAKLVEASTQDQPARRKVIVTDGVFSMDGYLAPLEAICDLAEKYDAMVMVDDSHAVGFMGATGAGTPEHAGVSHRVDIYTGTFGKALGGASGGYVSGRAEVVAMLRQKARPYLFSNSLAPAIVAATIKALDLVENSADLRRTLFGNAALFRRRMTEEGFDLLPGEHAIVPVMFGDAVMAAKVADRMLQHGVFVTAFSFPVVPRGAARIRVQLSAAHSADDVEACVRAFVASRAEVAG, encoded by the coding sequence ATGTACACCTCGATCAAGGACCAGCTGCGCACAGAGCTGGAGGACATCCGCAGCGCGGGCCTCTTCAAGACAGAACGCAGCATCAGTTCCCCGCAGTCCAGCCACATCACCGCCGGGCAGATGGGGCAGCAGGGCGCGGACGTGCTGAACTTCTGCGCCAACAACTACCTTGGCCTGGCGGACCATCCGGACATCATCCGCGCGGCCAAGGACGCCATGGATGAACGCGGCTTCGGCATGGCAAGCGTGCGGTTCATCTGCGGCACCCAGGACCTGCACCTGGCCCTTGAATCCCGCGTCTCCCGGTTCCTGGGCACCGAGGACACCATCCTGTTCTCCAGCTGCTTCGACGCCAACGGCGGGGTGTTCGAGTCCCTGTTCGGGCCGGAGGATGCCATCATCTCCGATGCCCTGAACCACGCGTCCATCATCGACGGCATCCGCCTCTGCAAAGCGCAGCGCTACCGTTACGCGAACCAGGACATGGCGGACCTGGAGGCGAAGCTTGTGGAGGCTTCCACGCAGGACCAGCCCGCCCGCCGCAAGGTCATCGTCACGGACGGGGTCTTTTCCATGGACGGTTACCTTGCCCCGCTTGAAGCCATCTGCGACCTCGCCGAGAAGTACGACGCCATGGTGATGGTTGACGACTCGCACGCCGTAGGCTTCATGGGCGCCACCGGTGCCGGAACGCCCGAACACGCAGGAGTTTCGCACCGCGTTGACATCTACACCGGCACGTTCGGCAAGGCGCTGGGCGGAGCATCCGGGGGCTATGTGTCCGGCCGCGCCGAAGTGGTGGCAATGCTCCGGCAGAAGGCCCGCCCGTACCTCTTCTCCAATTCGCTGGCCCCCGCGATCGTCGCCGCCACCATCAAGGCGCTGGACCTGGTGGAGAACTCGGCGGACCTGCGGCGCACGCTCTTCGGAAACGCCGCCCTGTTCCGGCGCCGGATGACGGAGGAGGGCTTTGACCTCCTGCCCGGCGAGCATGCCATTGTTCCGGTCATGTTCGGCGACGCCGTGATGGCTGCCAAGGTCGCTGACCGGATGCTGCAGCATGGCGTCTTCGTCACCGCGTTCAGCTTTCCGGTGGTTCCGCGGGGTGCCGCCCGTATCCGGGTGCAGCTTTCAGCTGCGCATTCAGCGGACGACGTCGAAGCCTGCGTGCGTGCCTTCGTCGCCAGCCGGGCGGAAGTGGCAGGCTAA
- a CDS encoding NAD(P)/FAD-dependent oxidoreductase, with protein MAAHYDVLIVGGGIAGLSLASALADSCSVALVEAEQELAYHTSSRSARQFIPSYGPPVVQELTVRTLELIAARDAELPRPVLTPRSFMLIGSEEAVAAEASRHMQPITPAEALELCPALVPGTFQAAGLDAGSYGCDAPLLLEDHRQRAAAAGADIITGARVHTAQRLGSGWQVGAGTEGFQAGVLVNAAGAWADELAVISGVEKLGLQPYRRTAAIAAVEHPLPERCPMVAAADNTFYFRRDGDDVLISPSESEPSGPEDARPRPGDIERLVGRLNQVTTLGIKDIRRAWTGLRTEAADGVPVAGFDAEAPGFYWLAGQGGYGFQTSSAIAELAAAQILAGKGGAAAAAGTDGPASRTAQALAATRWSVRR; from the coding sequence ATGGCAGCACATTACGATGTCCTGATCGTGGGCGGCGGCATTGCCGGACTGTCCCTGGCGTCCGCGCTGGCGGACAGTTGCAGCGTGGCGCTGGTAGAGGCTGAGCAGGAGCTGGCGTACCACACTTCCTCCCGCTCGGCCCGCCAGTTCATCCCCAGCTACGGCCCGCCGGTTGTCCAGGAACTGACCGTGCGGACACTTGAGCTGATTGCCGCCCGGGATGCAGAGCTGCCCCGGCCAGTCCTTACGCCGCGCAGCTTCATGCTGATCGGCTCCGAGGAAGCAGTGGCAGCCGAAGCCAGCCGGCACATGCAGCCCATCACGCCCGCTGAAGCGCTGGAACTGTGCCCGGCGCTGGTCCCCGGCACATTCCAGGCGGCAGGACTGGACGCCGGGTCCTACGGATGCGATGCGCCACTGCTCCTGGAGGACCACCGGCAGCGCGCTGCGGCTGCCGGAGCGGACATCATCACTGGCGCCAGGGTGCACACCGCGCAGCGCCTTGGCTCCGGCTGGCAGGTGGGTGCCGGGACGGAGGGCTTCCAGGCGGGCGTCCTGGTCAACGCCGCCGGAGCGTGGGCGGACGAGCTCGCCGTCATCAGCGGTGTGGAGAAGCTGGGGCTGCAGCCGTACCGGCGCACCGCGGCGATTGCCGCCGTCGAACATCCCCTGCCTGAACGCTGTCCCATGGTGGCGGCAGCGGACAACACGTTCTATTTCCGCCGGGATGGGGACGACGTGCTGATCTCGCCATCTGAATCTGAACCGAGCGGGCCGGAGGACGCCCGTCCGCGGCCGGGGGACATCGAGCGGCTGGTGGGCAGGCTGAACCAGGTGACCACCCTCGGGATCAAGGACATCCGCCGGGCGTGGACAGGGTTGCGGACGGAAGCTGCCGACGGCGTCCCCGTGGCAGGGTTCGACGCCGAAGCGCCCGGCTTCTACTGGCTGGCCGGCCAGGGCGGCTACGGTTTCCAGACCTCTTCGGCCATAGCTGAGCTCGCGGCCGCCCAGATCCTGGCCGGCAAGGGCGGTGCGGCTGCCGCAGCCGGCACGGATGGTCCGGCATCCCGGACAGCGCAGGCCCTGGCGGCCACCCGCTGGTCCGTCCGGCGCTGA
- the hutI gene encoding imidazolonepropionase, whose translation MSTLITNIAELMTQDLEHRVLTDAAVVVEGERISWIGPAADAPAADDAVDAGGRALLPGWVDSHTHLLFAGDRTAEFEARMAGESYSAGGIAVTMNATRATSDFDLTRLALGRVAEAVSQGTTYLETKTGYGLDVEHEARSARIASTVADQVTYLGAHLVPSGQDPDAYTDLVCGPMLTAVRPYVQWADVFCEEGAFTAGQSRRVLQACRDAGLGLRVHGNQLGEGPGVQLAVEFEAASVDHVNYLADKDVDALAGTWGGWDAGSGTGTRGTVATCLPACDLSTRQPLAPARELLDAGVQVALASNCNPGTSYTSSMAFCVTTAVLQMRLSVHEAVRAATYGGALALHKDKGNDADGERAVGSVAVGHRADLHLLNAPSATHLAYRPGMPLTYAVWRAGRRER comes from the coding sequence ATGAGTACGCTGATCACCAATATCGCCGAGCTGATGACGCAGGACCTGGAGCACCGGGTCCTGACGGACGCCGCAGTGGTGGTCGAAGGTGAGCGGATCTCCTGGATCGGTCCAGCAGCCGATGCCCCGGCCGCGGACGACGCCGTGGACGCCGGCGGCCGGGCCCTGCTTCCCGGCTGGGTGGATTCCCATACCCATCTGCTGTTTGCCGGTGATCGGACGGCAGAGTTCGAGGCGCGGATGGCGGGGGAGTCCTACTCGGCCGGCGGGATTGCGGTGACCATGAACGCCACCCGTGCCACCTCCGATTTCGACCTCACCCGCCTGGCCCTGGGCCGCGTGGCCGAGGCCGTCTCGCAGGGGACCACCTACCTTGAGACGAAGACCGGCTACGGCCTCGACGTGGAACACGAGGCCCGAAGTGCCCGCATAGCTTCCACCGTGGCGGACCAGGTGACGTATCTCGGGGCGCACCTGGTCCCTTCCGGGCAGGACCCGGATGCCTACACGGACCTCGTGTGCGGCCCCATGCTCACCGCCGTCCGGCCCTACGTGCAGTGGGCCGATGTTTTCTGCGAGGAAGGGGCTTTCACGGCCGGGCAGTCCCGCCGGGTCCTGCAGGCATGCCGTGATGCGGGGCTGGGGCTGCGGGTCCACGGGAACCAGCTCGGTGAAGGCCCGGGCGTGCAGCTCGCCGTTGAATTCGAAGCAGCCAGCGTGGACCACGTGAACTACCTCGCGGACAAGGATGTGGATGCGCTGGCCGGCACCTGGGGCGGCTGGGATGCCGGCAGCGGGACGGGGACGCGCGGAACCGTGGCAACCTGCCTGCCGGCGTGCGACCTCTCCACGCGCCAGCCACTTGCGCCCGCGCGGGAGCTGCTGGATGCCGGGGTCCAGGTGGCCCTCGCCTCCAACTGCAATCCAGGCACCTCCTACACAAGCTCGATGGCATTCTGTGTCACCACTGCGGTGCTGCAGATGCGGCTCAGCGTCCATGAAGCCGTCCGTGCCGCGACGTACGGCGGCGCCTTGGCCCTCCACAAGGACAAAGGCAACGACGCCGACGGCGAGCGTGCGGTGGGGTCGGTCGCCGTCGGACACCGCGCGGACCTGCACCTGCTGAACGCGCCCTCGGCCACCCATCTCGCCTACCGGCCTGGCATGCCCCTGACGTACGCTGTATGGCGGGCCGGCCGGCGGGAGCGGTAG
- a CDS encoding DeoR/GlpR family DNA-binding transcription regulator — protein MTRTDRLTAILDLLAKTGQVEVDEIVSTLNVSPATARRDLDSLAKRRLLTRTRGGATTGALAYDLPGRYNRDDHAEAKEQIAQAASALIAPGAVIGLCGGTTSTALAQILATREDLNAPSNQPTLTVVTNAINIAGQLAVRPNIKVMVTGGILNPRSYELVGPYTDIIMQKVVLDIAFIGVNGIDPEVGPTNTGEGEASVNALLASRARVSYVLADSSKVGVRAFATMDGYNFTRLITDAGISARDKAAFEANGTEVIVAGS, from the coding sequence ATGACCCGCACCGACCGTCTGACGGCAATCCTTGACCTCCTGGCCAAGACCGGCCAGGTGGAGGTCGACGAGATCGTCAGTACGCTCAATGTCTCGCCTGCCACCGCAAGGCGGGACCTCGACAGTCTTGCCAAGCGGCGGCTGCTCACCAGGACCCGGGGCGGCGCCACCACGGGAGCCCTCGCCTATGACCTGCCGGGCCGGTACAACCGCGACGACCATGCCGAGGCCAAGGAACAGATCGCCCAGGCCGCTTCTGCCCTGATTGCCCCCGGGGCCGTGATCGGCCTCTGCGGCGGCACCACCAGCACCGCCCTGGCGCAGATCCTGGCCACCCGCGAGGACCTCAACGCGCCGTCCAACCAGCCCACCCTGACGGTGGTGACCAACGCCATCAACATCGCAGGGCAGCTGGCGGTCCGGCCCAACATCAAGGTGATGGTCACCGGGGGCATCCTCAACCCCCGCTCGTACGAACTGGTGGGGCCGTACACGGACATCATCATGCAGAAGGTGGTGCTGGACATTGCCTTTATCGGCGTCAACGGCATCGATCCCGAAGTGGGGCCAACCAACACGGGGGAGGGCGAAGCCTCGGTCAACGCCCTGCTCGCCAGCAGGGCGCGCGTCTCCTACGTGCTGGCTGACTCCTCCAAAGTAGGGGTGCGCGCCTTCGCCACCATGGACGGGTACAACTTCACCCGGCTGATCACCGACGCCGGGATTTCCGCCCGGGACAAGGCAGCGTTCGAGGCCAACGGCACCGAAGTGATCGTCGCCGGCAGCTGA
- a CDS encoding CPBP family intramembrane glutamic endopeptidase → MLVPSRRRLRLEVWIVLGLSLGQSAVYSVVQLLDKMTRAPLAEGTSTLNRSQSTREYFDLTYQLLDIFFALVPVMLVIYFLSDQRQAASGDGASSGSAFQKLGFNFARPGRDLLQGLGLAALIGIPSLGLYAAGRALGITTAIIPSALDAYWWTVPVLILSAMRHAVVEEVIVVGYLLNRFAKFGWSVPLSIVVSSLLRGSYHLYQGFGPFLGNFVMGVVFAWLYTRTRRVMPLVIAHALLDIVAFVGFSLFGKAVGLG, encoded by the coding sequence ATGCTGGTTCCCTCCCGCCGACGACTGCGGCTCGAAGTCTGGATTGTCCTGGGCCTGTCCTTGGGGCAGTCTGCGGTGTATTCGGTGGTGCAGCTCCTGGACAAGATGACCCGGGCGCCGCTGGCGGAAGGCACCTCCACACTCAACCGCTCCCAGAGCACGCGCGAATACTTTGACCTGACGTACCAGCTGCTGGATATATTCTTTGCGCTGGTGCCGGTGATGCTGGTGATCTACTTCCTCAGCGACCAACGACAGGCCGCATCGGGTGACGGCGCCAGCTCTGGTTCTGCTTTCCAGAAACTGGGCTTCAACTTCGCCCGCCCGGGCCGGGACCTGCTCCAAGGCCTGGGGTTGGCGGCACTGATCGGCATCCCGTCCCTTGGGCTCTACGCCGCCGGCAGGGCGCTGGGAATCACGACGGCCATTATTCCCAGCGCGCTGGACGCGTACTGGTGGACGGTGCCGGTGCTCATCCTGTCCGCGATGCGCCATGCGGTGGTGGAGGAAGTCATCGTGGTGGGGTACCTGTTGAACCGCTTTGCAAAGTTTGGCTGGAGCGTGCCGCTGTCCATAGTGGTGAGCTCGCTGCTGCGCGGCAGCTACCACCTGTACCAGGGGTTCGGGCCCTTCCTCGGGAATTTTGTGATGGGTGTGGTTTTCGCGTGGCTGTATACCCGGACACGGCGGGTGATGCCGCTTGTCATTGCCCATGCATTGCTGGATATCGTCGCTTTTGTAGGCTTCAGCCTCTTTGGCAAGGCCGTAGGACTGGGCTAG
- a CDS encoding HNH endonuclease signature motif containing protein, with product MGKAAVVKAFEDINAALAVLNAEADGCGSEPFSAADPLAGLADGCLDILAGSREAEARFAGLKARAAAKYADTARAIAPDAPVQAQEVAIAAEIGSLLAVGSRAAGSFLAAAHALTKELPLTLSALQAGTISWQHATVMVDEAATLDPAGAAALEARFLDPDTPRPATAAPIGEMPAYRFRAKARTWRERHHSDSIEKRHARGMADRRVEYRPDQDGMAWLSAYLPADQASAVWNRLTAISRGMQGPDEARTLTQLRADTFTEAVLNAGLLTSCTTSGGSGTASPRAEVLVTVPVFSLLGLTGEPAMLDGYGPIPASMARDLVAGGANSFYRVLVDPRDGAPLEIGRTSYRVSKAMRNWLRLRDGKCPFPGCSNHSMDNEADHLLAWHKGGTTGVSNLGQPCPKHHRLRHTSGWKPTPATKNEPPGWTSPTGRHYKSEHQDWEPPRWPQQSGSVTSESEAVTGRPPDYAYAGLSPGEEAMERFLHAPPA from the coding sequence ATGGGGAAAGCGGCGGTGGTGAAGGCGTTTGAGGACATCAATGCCGCTCTTGCCGTGCTCAATGCGGAGGCGGATGGGTGCGGTTCGGAACCTTTCTCGGCTGCTGATCCCTTGGCCGGGCTGGCTGACGGGTGCCTGGACATCCTTGCCGGCTCCCGGGAGGCGGAGGCCCGGTTCGCAGGCCTGAAGGCCCGTGCTGCCGCGAAGTATGCGGACACCGCCCGGGCCATAGCGCCGGACGCGCCGGTGCAAGCGCAGGAAGTGGCCATCGCTGCGGAAATCGGCAGCCTCCTGGCCGTCGGTTCCCGGGCTGCGGGTTCATTCCTGGCGGCAGCCCACGCCCTGACCAAGGAGTTGCCGCTGACACTCTCGGCGCTGCAGGCCGGGACAATCTCGTGGCAGCACGCCACAGTCATGGTGGACGAGGCCGCCACCCTTGACCCCGCCGGGGCAGCCGCCCTGGAAGCCCGCTTCCTGGACCCGGACACACCAAGACCAGCCACGGCCGCCCCGATCGGCGAGATGCCCGCCTACCGGTTCCGGGCCAAAGCCCGGACCTGGCGGGAACGCCACCACTCCGACTCCATCGAAAAACGCCACGCCAGGGGTATGGCTGACCGGCGGGTCGAATACCGGCCCGACCAGGACGGCATGGCCTGGCTCTCCGCCTACCTGCCCGCGGACCAGGCGTCCGCGGTCTGGAACCGGCTCACCGCCATCTCCCGGGGGATGCAGGGACCGGACGAGGCCCGCACCCTGACCCAGCTAAGGGCCGACACCTTCACCGAAGCGGTCCTCAACGCAGGGCTCCTCACCAGCTGCACCACCAGCGGAGGCAGCGGGACTGCCTCGCCCCGGGCCGAGGTCCTGGTCACCGTGCCCGTGTTCTCCCTGCTGGGCCTCACCGGAGAACCGGCCATGCTGGACGGGTACGGCCCCATCCCGGCGTCCATGGCCCGGGATCTCGTCGCCGGCGGTGCGAACTCCTTCTACCGGGTGCTGGTGGACCCGCGGGACGGGGCGCCGCTGGAAATCGGCCGTACCAGCTACCGGGTGAGCAAGGCGATGCGGAACTGGCTCAGGCTAAGGGACGGCAAGTGTCCCTTCCCGGGCTGCAGCAACCACTCCATGGACAACGAGGCCGACCACCTTCTCGCCTGGCACAAAGGCGGCACCACCGGGGTATCGAACCTCGGACAGCCCTGCCCGAAACACCACAGGCTCCGGCACACCAGCGGCTGGAAACCCACGCCGGCAACGAAAAACGAACCACCCGGCTGGACCTCACCCACCGGCCGGCACTACAAAAGCGAACACCAGGACTGGGAACCACCACGCTGGCCCCAACAATCAGGGTCCGTGACTAGCGAATCAGAAGCCGTGACCGGCAGACCGCCGGACTATGCCTACGCAGGGCTGTCCCCGGGAGAAGAAGCCATGGAACGGTTCCTGCACGCCCCGCCCGCCTGA
- a CDS encoding VOC family protein — translation MRMDHVSYACEHDGLAATTERISSALGVEAVKGGVHPRFGTRNMIIPLAGHKYLEVVEVLDHPASDKAPFGQAVRARSAAGGGWMGWCVEVDDLAPFEERLGRSAVNGNRKFPDGRELVWKQIGILGLIADPQVPYMLKWEGDPSLHPSNAYESNVKMSCLTIAGSAARVTEWLGEPVEKPLEDVAVEWVAPHGTPGILSVTFETGNGAVTI, via the coding sequence ATGCGCATGGATCACGTCTCTTACGCCTGTGAACACGATGGCCTGGCTGCCACCACCGAACGTATTTCCTCTGCCCTCGGCGTTGAGGCAGTGAAGGGCGGGGTACACCCGCGGTTCGGAACCCGGAATATGATCATCCCGCTCGCGGGGCACAAATACCTTGAGGTGGTGGAGGTCCTGGACCACCCCGCTTCCGACAAGGCCCCTTTCGGGCAGGCTGTGCGTGCACGGTCTGCCGCGGGCGGCGGCTGGATGGGCTGGTGCGTCGAGGTGGACGACCTGGCTCCCTTTGAGGAGCGGCTGGGCCGCTCCGCCGTCAACGGCAACCGCAAGTTCCCTGATGGCCGCGAACTGGTCTGGAAGCAGATCGGCATCCTGGGCCTGATTGCCGACCCCCAGGTTCCGTACATGCTCAAATGGGAGGGGGATCCGTCCCTGCACCCGTCCAACGCCTACGAGAGCAACGTCAAGATGAGCTGCCTCACCATTGCCGGTTCCGCGGCCCGGGTTACGGAGTGGCTGGGCGAACCGGTCGAAAAGCCGCTGGAGGACGTCGCCGTAGAGTGGGTGGCGCCGCACGGAACCCCCGGGATCCTCTCAGTAACGTTCGAGACCGGCAACGGAGCCGTCACCATCTGA